In Capsicum annuum cultivar UCD-10X-F1 chromosome 11, UCD10Xv1.1, whole genome shotgun sequence, one genomic interval encodes:
- the LOC107847041 gene encoding transcription factor PRE6: protein MSSRRSRSRISDDQIADLVSKLQQLIPEIRNRRSDKVSASKVLQETCNYIRNLHREVDGLSERLSQLLESTDSDSAQAAIIRSLLM from the exons atgtcaaGCAGAAGATCACGTTCCAGAATAAGTGATGATCAGATTGCTGATCTTGTTTCCAAGTTGCAACAACTTATTCCTGAAATTCGCAATAGGCGTTCTGATAag GTTTCAGCTTCAAAAGTTCTGCAAGAGACTTGCAACTATATAAGGAATTTACACAGAGAAGTGGATGGATTAAGTGAGAGATTAtcacaacttttggaatcaactgaTAGTGATAGTGCTCAAGCTGCCATTATTAGAAGCTTACTTATGTAG